One window of the Desulfobotulus mexicanus genome contains the following:
- the tsaD gene encoding tRNA (adenosine(37)-N6)-threonylcarbamoyltransferase complex transferase subunit TsaD, with product MRILGIESSCDETAAAVVEDGVKILSSEVASQVDIHHRYGGVVPELASRHHVEAICPMVTAALSSCGMEAGDLDAVAVTQGPGLVGALLVGFGFARAYAFGLNIPCVGVHHLLGHIHSVFLEPEKNPPVYPFVALVVSGGHTGLYHVPDALTLRLLGQTRDDAAGEAYDKIAKIMGLGYPGGPIIDGMAVEGNCNSIFFPRAFLDKDGMDFSFSGLKSAVARFLSEDGGKTAKADIAAAFQDAVVDVLVSKAFLAVEKIACRDLAIVGGVAANRGLKKKASQEADIRGVRLHMPSPFLCGDNAAMIAAAGYHYLQAGKVLGLDADVFSRATDPGRVAVRHR from the coding sequence ATGCGTATTCTGGGTATAGAGTCTTCCTGCGATGAAACCGCAGCAGCCGTTGTGGAAGACGGGGTGAAAATTCTGTCATCGGAGGTGGCATCCCAGGTGGATATTCACCACCGTTACGGAGGGGTGGTGCCGGAACTGGCATCCCGCCATCATGTGGAAGCCATATGTCCCATGGTGACGGCGGCCCTTAGCTCCTGTGGAATGGAGGCAGGGGATCTGGATGCCGTTGCCGTCACCCAGGGACCGGGGCTGGTGGGGGCCCTTCTGGTGGGGTTCGGATTTGCAAGGGCCTATGCCTTCGGTCTGAACATTCCCTGTGTGGGAGTTCATCACTTGCTGGGCCATATCCATTCCGTTTTTCTGGAACCGGAAAAAAATCCTCCGGTTTATCCCTTTGTGGCCCTGGTGGTTTCCGGAGGGCATACTGGGCTTTACCATGTTCCCGATGCCCTGACCCTGAGACTTCTGGGGCAGACAAGGGATGATGCAGCAGGGGAAGCCTATGATAAGATAGCCAAAATCATGGGGCTGGGTTACCCCGGAGGACCGATTATTGATGGTATGGCTGTAGAGGGAAATTGTAATTCTATTTTTTTCCCCAGGGCTTTTCTGGATAAAGATGGAATGGATTTCAGTTTCAGTGGGCTGAAATCCGCAGTGGCACGTTTTCTGTCCGAAGACGGAGGCAAAACGGCCAAAGCGGATATTGCCGCAGCTTTTCAGGATGCTGTGGTGGATGTGCTTGTATCCAAGGCTTTTTTGGCTGTGGAAAAGATTGCGTGCAGGGATCTGGCCATTGTTGGCGGGGTGGCGGCTAATCGTGGGCTGAAGAAGAAGGCATCTCAGGAGGCGGATATACGGGGTGTACGCCTCCATATGCCTTCTCCCTTTCTCTGCGGAGATAATGCCGCCATGATAGCCGCTGCCGGATACCATTACCTTCAGGCAGGAAAAGTTCTCGGGCTGGATGCCGATGTTTTCTCAAGGGCCACGGATCCCGGTCGTGTGGCTGTGCGGCACAGGTAG
- the purM gene encoding phosphoribosylformylglycinamidine cyclo-ligase, with product MSKPLTYADAGVDIDKANSLVQTIKKIANNTPRSGVMGEIGGFGGLFSLNLSNIERPVLVSSTDGVGTKLKIAFMTGRHDTIGIDLVAMCVNDILVQGAKPLFFLDYFSIGKLENDVASAVIQGVAEGCRQAQCALIGGETAEMPGLYAEGEYDLAGFSVGIVDNEKIIDGSSIRGGHQLVGIASSGLHSNGFSLVRKICFDTLGLKADSFVESLKGTIGDILLTPTRIYVDSVLSLIKDQPVHGLSHITGGGITENIVRVLPQACKVRIRKGSWDIPPVFTFLQEAGNVELHEMHRTFNMGIGMVVIVPEKAAADVMDRLRILGEQAFVIGDVVERSGDEPQVMWMD from the coding sequence ATGAGCAAGCCCTTGACCTATGCGGATGCAGGTGTGGATATTGACAAGGCCAACAGTCTTGTGCAGACCATAAAAAAAATAGCCAATAATACCCCCCGTTCCGGTGTCATGGGAGAGATCGGCGGTTTTGGTGGCCTTTTCTCCCTGAATCTCAGCAATATCGAGCGTCCTGTGCTGGTAAGCTCCACCGATGGTGTGGGAACCAAACTGAAAATTGCCTTTATGACGGGCAGGCATGACACCATTGGTATTGACCTTGTGGCCATGTGTGTAAATGATATTCTGGTTCAGGGTGCAAAGCCTTTGTTTTTTCTTGATTATTTTTCCATAGGAAAGCTTGAGAACGATGTGGCATCTGCGGTGATTCAGGGGGTGGCCGAAGGGTGCCGTCAGGCACAGTGCGCCCTTATCGGAGGAGAAACCGCAGAAATGCCGGGCCTCTATGCAGAAGGTGAGTATGATCTGGCAGGTTTTTCCGTTGGTATTGTGGACAATGAAAAAATCATTGACGGATCTTCCATACGGGGCGGACACCAGCTGGTGGGCATTGCCTCCAGCGGACTGCATTCCAATGGTTTTTCTCTGGTGCGTAAAATCTGTTTTGATACGCTGGGACTTAAAGCTGACAGTTTTGTTGAAAGTCTGAAGGGTACCATCGGAGATATTCTTTTAACTCCCACCAGAATATATGTGGATTCAGTCCTTTCCCTTATAAAAGATCAGCCGGTTCATGGACTTTCCCATATTACGGGTGGAGGAATTACGGAAAATATAGTGCGGGTGCTGCCCCAGGCCTGCAAGGTGCGTATCCGTAAAGGAAGTTGGGATATTCCTCCGGTTTTCACCTTCCTTCAGGAAGCAGGCAATGTTGAGCTCCATGAAATGCACCGGACCTTCAATATGGGCATCGGCATGGTGGTCATTGTGCCGGAAAAGGCAGCGGCGGATGTGATGGACCGCCTGCGTATTCTCGGAGAGCAGGCTTTTGTCATTGGTGATGTGGTGGAACGCAGCGGCGATGAACCCCAGGTGATGTGGATGGATTAG